One Deinococcus roseus genomic window, GTGATGCTGTGCGCTCTGGTGGTGGCCCTCAGCCCTGGACTGTTCCGTTCCAGCCTGCCTGCCCTGGCCCTCACCAATGAGGCCTTCATCCAGAGGCACCAGGCCGAGGAGTTGCTGAGCAGCCTGGGACTGACCTCTCCTGTTGAACTTCCCGACCCACCCATCAACGTGTCCTTCAATTACAAAGGCAAGGACATGGTGCGCACGCCCAGCCTGCGCTGGAACGACCAGCCTTTTGTGAACATCTCCTACCTGCTGCTGGCCCTCAAGCAGGCCGGACCCATCCATGTGCAAGGCTGGAACAACCCGGTGCTCTCCGTGGAAAACACCCGCGTGTCGCTGGGAAGCCCCGAAAAGCCCATCACAGCCTACCCCATCTACCTGAGCGAACTGCAACGCATCATCGGGTCCCAGTATTCCGGGCAGCGTATGGTGTTTGCCACCCCCTCCTCCCAGGAGAACCGCAGCGGCTTCTTTCTTTCCGCTCCACAACGTTCTGGTGAAGTGTATGCCCTGGTGGCCGCCCATCAGAGCGAAGACGGACTGGAATTCGCCATGGATGTGCTGCCCTCCTCTGCAGATGGCCTGCTGAATTTTGAGCTGGGCTACCTGTTCACCCATCTGCAACTTTACGGCTCCTGGAATGCCTTTCAGACGGCTTCCCTGCATGCCCCTTACGGAGCCAGTGCCAGCCGTCCCGTGCCAGCCATGCTGGTTTCACTGTCCAGCACCCTGGACGGCACCTTCACGGTGCTGCCCAGATCAGGCATCTTCACCGCCAACTGATTTTTGGTTTCAGGGCACCTGCATGTGGCAGGTGTTTCAAAACAGCTTTCCAGCACAGACCCCTTGAGGGGTCTGCAGGTCCCCCATTCTCCAAGGAGGTCAGCATGGTATTCCCCATGAAAAGTTTGCTGCTTGTTCCCCTGCTCGGTTTGCTGTCTGCAGAACCCGCAGGTTCCGCAACCCCTTACGCTCTGGGGTTGCCTCCTCTCCCCGCACCTCAGGCTGAAACGGTGGTGCGGCTGGGGTCAAAAGTGTTTTTTGACAACACCCTCAGCCGGGACAGCCATGTGGCCTGCTACAGCTGCCACAATCCAGCCACCGCCTTTGCCAGCAACCAGAGCACCGGGCGTGGGGTGGACTTTCAGCTCGGCACCCGCAATGGACCCAGCCTGCTCAATGTCAGCTTCCTGCACACCTTCATGTGGGATGGCAGGTTCAACACCCTGGAAGAAAGCGTGCTGGCCCCTTTCACCAACGCCAGAGAAATGGGCATGAAAAACATAGACGCTGTGCTGGACCGCCTGAAGGCCGATCCCGTTTACCAACAGGCCTTCAAAACCGCCTTCCCAGACGAGCCGGAGCCCATTCAGGCCAGCCATCTGGCCCAGGCCCTGACCGCCTTTCTGGGCACCCTGAATTTCGCAGATTCCGCTTTTGATCGCCACCAATACGGCAAAGATCAAAATGCCCTCTCCGCAGCCCAGAAACGCGGCCTCAAAGTGTTCCAGAACCAGGGCAGGTGCAACGCCTGCCACACCATCGGGGAAAAAGACGCCCTTTTCACCGATGAAAAATTCCATCTCAGCGGCAACTTCCTCAGCACCAGTC contains:
- a CDS encoding permease prefix domain 1-containing protein — protein: MLSRAERYIQTCTHGLPPKSRQLVALELRGHIQERTREWMEQGLPHPEALNRTLEELGAPAQIGAGFRTVHWNHTLLRSVMLCALVVALSPGLFRSSLPALALTNEAFIQRHQAEELLSSLGLTSPVELPDPPINVSFNYKGKDMVRTPSLRWNDQPFVNISYLLLALKQAGPIHVQGWNNPVLSVENTRVSLGSPEKPITAYPIYLSELQRIIGSQYSGQRMVFATPSSQENRSGFFLSAPQRSGEVYALVAAHQSEDGLEFAMDVLPSSADGLLNFELGYLFTHLQLYGSWNAFQTASLHAPYGASASRPVPAMLVSLSSTLDGTFTVLPRSGIFTAN
- a CDS encoding cytochrome-c peroxidase; translation: MVFPMKSLLLVPLLGLLSAEPAGSATPYALGLPPLPAPQAETVVRLGSKVFFDNTLSRDSHVACYSCHNPATAFASNQSTGRGVDFQLGTRNGPSLLNVSFLHTFMWDGRFNTLEESVLAPFTNAREMGMKNIDAVLDRLKADPVYQQAFKTAFPDEPEPIQASHLAQALTAFLGTLNFADSAFDRHQYGKDQNALSAAQKRGLKVFQNQGRCNACHTIGEKDALFTDEKFHLSGNFLSTSLAFADIPVLKNKLQLAQNMPLGDAILTHSELAEMGRFMVTRNPTDTAKFRTPSLRNVAVTFPYFHDGSTSSLKIAVLQEAQIRENDLAPGDIDDLVAFLEGLTSRVVQ